Part of the Pirellulales bacterium genome, TCCAAGGACGCTTACATAAAGCGTGTTGTCGCTGCTGAAGGCCATGCCCGAGGGGCGCTCCAGGCCCGCTAATTTTACCGCCTTCACAGTGGCGCGATCATCCCCTTTGCCGGCATCCAGGCGATACAATCCGTCGTCGCTGGATTTAACCGGGGAGGAACTCAAGGCGTACAAGCGGCCACTTTCCGGACTGTAAGCCAAGCTCACAACGTCCGTCAACGCCAACGGCATGCTCATGATCAAACTGCCATTTCGCACTTGATAAAACGCCAGCGTTAATTCGCGATGTTGCTCGCCCGATTCCGCTTGAACGGCCACCAACAAACCGTGTGGGTTAACCGCAATACTGAGCACCGCCGGCGTATTGTTCGACGCTCCGGATTTGAATAACGGATGAATGCCGTCAATCGCATCTCGGTTTTTCGCAACGTCCGCCTTATAAACTCCGGCCTTGTCGTCGCCGCGACGGGCCGAGATCAACAGGGCGGAATAGGAAAAATCGAAACTCGCCAAGCTAATACCATAGGGCTCGGCCGCGTGGTTGGGCGAACCCGACAGAATTGTGCTGGATCGTCGATTGGCGGCGGCATAATCCAATGGCTTGTCCTCGCCTGCGGAGCCGACGGTTGGCAATTCGAACACGCTAACAATGGCTTCCTCTTTATCGTCTTTCGCCGTGGTGCTCAGGGTCGCCAATTCGTTTCGGCTTAAAAACGCCAAACCGTACAAGCTGCCAGCCGCAGAATTTGCCGAAGGCGCCGCGGTTGGAAAGCCCACGATCGCTGGAATAGACTTCCCGGCATTGGCCGGAGCAAATTTCGCAATTTGGCCAGAACCAGCCTCGGCGACGTATACATACTCAGTCTCCGGCCGAACCGCCACGCCACACGGATGGTTTAGTCCGGAGAGAACTTTCTCAACCTTGATGTTGATTTTTCCGGCGCCAGATTCCGTTGCTTTGGGTTCATCGGCGCACGCCAGAGCGCAGCTCAGAAAGATACTCCAGGCAACCACCGAACACGGAAATAATTCTCTCGGCATCATGTCGATGTTGACCTATCGCAGAGGACGCACAAAATCGCGGAGTGTATTCATTGGCCGGCGACGGGAGCCATGCCGCGCTTCTTTTCGAACGCGGCAATTTTATCGGCCTGATGCAAAGTAAGACCGATATCATCTAGTCCGTGCAACAGGCAGTGGCGGCGGAACTCTTCCACTTCGAACGGCAGCGACAGGTAATGCTTGTCGGTCAACCTGCAGGTTTCTAAATCGGCGGTGAGTTTGTATCCGGGGTTTTGGGCACATCGCGCGAACAATTCGTCGATTTCGGCATCGGGCAGCGTGATTGGCAGCAGGCCGTTTTTGAAACAGTTGTTGTGGAAGATGTCGGCGAAGGTGGGCGCGATAATGACGCGGAAACCGTAATCGGCCAGCGCCCAAGGGGCGTGTTCGCGGCTGGAACCGCTGCCAAAATTGCGGCGGGCCAAAAGGATGCTGGCGCCACGAAATTGCGGCCGATTCAATTCGAAATCCGGATTGTCGGATCCATCGTTGCGAAACCGCCAATCGAAAAAGAGATATTGTCCAAAGCCCGTTCGCTCGATCCGCTTGAGAAACTGCTTGGGAATGATTTGATCGGTATCGACATTGGCCCGGTCCAGCGGAGCAACCAGTCCGGTGTGTTTGGTGAAGGGAGTCATGTAAATAAATCCATGCCTTCGCGGTTTGAGATGACAGAAGACCAATCCAAACGAGAGCGGTAACTGAACGGTAGCATGCGATCTACTTCGATCGAAGATAACCAGCCTGTAAATCCTGTGAAAAACATCTCTTGAGCGCGTTGCTGATTCTCGTCACGTAATAGCCATGCGAGGAGTATTCGCGCGTTCTTCTGAGTTGGATCGATCCCCAATATCGTTTCACATATCCCACGGGATTCAGATAATTCACCTACTTGCGCAAGATCATACGCGAGTCGAAGCAATGTCGCCATGCGCTCATTTTCCAGCAAATATCGGCTTGAGGCATCTAAGCCTTCAAATTTAAGGTCGCTTAACATTTTAAGCGAGAGATTGGCCACCTCTATTGCTTGCCTACGAAATCTTTCAGAATCTTGTTGAGTCACTGCGTCCGCAGCGAAAGAGAGAACATGCGCTGCACTCATCATCAACAGAGGATCGGAGTTCATCCTGGCAATCTCGAGTGCGCGGGGCACTGCATCATGTGCCTTCCCCGATGCAATCTGACTAGTCATGAACCAAACTTCATCGAGTGCTTTTCGAGGACCGAATCGTATTCTGTCCTCAAAAAATAAAAGGGCCACTTGTGGAAATCCAAGATGCATCCACGAAACCCCTCTAATTTCTGCAACTTGGGATGGTTGAAGTAGGTGTTCATGCTCCCGAGTAAGTTCCAGCACTGTATCCCAATCAGAAGCCTCAATGGCATCTTTGAATTGATGGAGAATCTCTTGAGTCGGTTCAGTCCTTGGCTTTGACCATTCAATGCCAACTGTCCTTAAATCGGCTGCCAAGCCTTCTAAGAGCGATTGCTCGGATTCAGTGAGCCGCCACCAATAGTGCTCCATCTCACCACGAATTTCATCCGCGTTGGCACTATTCTGCTGGCCAGCCTTGAAGAGGCCATATAGTGCAAGCTGAAGCCTGATGGCGTCGGGAAAATCAGATTGCTTACGTAAGATTGATGGCATGTCTACGTTTCATCGATTGTCCAGCTATCACGAGTCGCTGCTAACGAAGTTTGGAATGTCTCGATCGAAACTTCTTCATTCGGTTCTATGAGACCATGCAAGTCGTTATCAAGTCTTAATGACAGTTGCGCATTAATTGGTGAGTTTTCGAATGGACCCTCCCCCATCCACCAACACTTCGCTTGGTCGTTGCCACTTGCAGCACGCTTTTTCCTCAGCTCTGGTACTAAATGGCCAAGCCTCGGAGGAATCAAAAAATAGGGCAGTTCTTTCCAATTACGTGCTACAGACATTCCGCCGGATCCAGGAACCACAGCACCCTTATTGTTTAATTGTACGTCACCGTGGGGCGGCATACCAATGCGAACTCCCAGCATCAATTTCCTGTCGCCGACTTTGGGATGGTCTCCATCTGCTAACATGACTCGAAAAAATCTTGGCATCTATTTCTCGCCCCTGACTCTATCCTTTGTAATCCCAGTGGCGGATGTCGACAAAGTGGCCGGCGATGGCGGCGGCGGCGGCCATGGCGGGGCTGACCAAATGCGTGCGGCCCCCTTTGCCTTGGCGGCCTTCAAAATTGCGGTTACTGGTGCTGGCGCAGCGCTGGCCGGGGGTCAGTATATCGGGATTCATGCCCAGGCACATGCTGCAGCCGGCTTCGCGCCAATCGAAGCCCGCCTCTTTGAAAATGCGATCCAGGCCTTCGTGTTCCGCCTGTTGCTTCACTTGCCCGCTGCCGGGCACGACCATGGCATCGACCGTTTCGGCCACACGATAGCCGCGCACCACGGCGGCGGCGGCCCGCAAGTCTTCGATGCGGCTGTTGGTGCACGAACCGATGAACACGCGATCCAGCGCCAGCGATTGCATCGGCTTGCCGGGCTCCAGCCCCATGTATTTGAGCGAATGCTCGGCGGCTTTGCGTTGATCGTCGCGCTCGAAATTCGCGGGATCGGGCACGCTTCCCAGCACCGGCACGACCTGCCCGGGATTGGTGCCCCAGGTGATTTGCGGTGCAATGTCGGCGGCATCGTACACTTCCATCCGGTCGTACTTTGCGCCCGAATCGCTGGGAAGTTGTTGCCACCGGTCCACGGCGGCATCGAAAGCGTTTCCCTGCGGGGCGAATTCACGACCCTTGAGATATTCGAACGTTTGATCGTCCGGCGCGATCATACCGGCCCGTGCGCCGGCTTCAATCGACATGTTGCACACGGTCATGCGCTGTTCCATGCTGAAGCTGCGGATGATCGGGCCGGTGTATTCGATGACGTAACCGGTGCCGCCATCCGTGCCGATTTGGCCAATCAGAAACAGAATGACGTCTTTGGCCGTCACGCCGTGGCCCAGTTGGCCATCGACCCGCAGCTCAAACGTTTTCGGCTTCGATTGCAGCAGGGTTTGCGTGGCCAGCACGTGTTCCACTTCGCTGGTGCCGATGCCGAAGGCCAGCGCGCCGAACGCGCCGTGCGTGGCGGTATGACTGTCGCCGCAAACAATCGTCAGGCCCGGCTGCGTGAATCCCAGTTCCGGACCGATAACGTGCACGATGCCTTGTTGCGGACTGTCTAAATCGTACAGGCGAATGCCGAACTCGCGGCAGTTGTGGCGGAGCGTATTGATTTGCTGCTCGGAAATGAGGTCCGCAATGGGCAGCCGCCGATCGGTGGTGGGCACGTTATGGTCGGGCGTGGCGACGGTTAGTTCCGGGCGACGCACCCGGCGGTGTGCTAATCGCAATCCCTCGAACGCCTGCGGGCTGGTCACTTCGTGGACCAAATGCAGATCGATGTAGAGCAGGGTTTCCTGTCCCGGTGCGGCATGCACCACATGTGCATCCCAGATTTTTTCGAACATGGTGCGAGGGGCGGCAGGCATGGCATTCAGTGGAGAGGGGCTTGGGGCTGGGGGCTCAGGGTTCAGAATTTAGATTGACCAAATGACACGCGGAACGAAATACGGTTCGGCGGAGTCACGCGAACCGATCGTCGCTTCGCCTCATTCAAGTATACCGAAAGAAATGGCAGGCTGTAAGTTAATGGCAACAGCCGTCCCAAGGGCTGAATTACCCCACCAGCGCGCTGTGGCTGGCGCTGTCGTGGGCCAGATCGGCTTGGGTGGCGTCGGATGAGCCGCGAGTGCGGGAGCCTTTCGAGGCGACGTCTGCGCCGGCTTCGCTGTCGTCGCCGCTGGATGGATCGGCGCCGGTGCTCGATTGAATGCCGCCGACAACCGTATGGTCCGCTGCACCGGCCACCGTGGGCATGCCATCGCGGCTGACGCCGCCGTTGGTTTGCCACCACGCTTGCGCATCAGCGGCAGTCCACCGGCCGTGCAACGGAGTCGCGGCCAACTCCGCGCCCAATGTGGCAACATCGGGGAAACGATCGGCCGGCTTCTTCTGCAGGCAGCGCAGGACAATCTGCTCCAATTCGGACTGAATGCCGGGTTGCAGCTTCGATGGCGGCGTCACGTTTTTGTTAGCGTGAGCGAGCAACACCTTCACCGCGTTGTCGCCTTCGAACGGCGGATGACCCGTCAGCAAGTAGTACGCCACCGCGCCGAGCGCGTAAATATCGCTGCGGGCATCGGGTTCGCCGTCACCGGCCGCTTGCTCTGGCGCCATGAACAGCGGCGAGCCGGTGATCGAACCTTGCTGCGTAAGCGTGACATCGCCGTGGCCCGTCATCAGCGGCTTGGCTAGGCCGAAATCCAACAGCTTGGCGACATCATAAACGCCGCCTCGCTCCGCGGCGAAAATGTTGCCCGGCTTGATGTCGCGATGCATCAGTCCCAGGCCGTGCGCTTCGGCCAGGGCACCACAGATTTGCTCCAGTAACCACACCACTCGGGCCGGAGCCATGGGCCCGTGCTGTTCGACCAGGTCGGCCAGGCTTTTGCCGGGCAGGTATTCCATGACGTAGTAAAACGTGCCGTCGTCGGTGTGGCCGTAGTCGAAGATTTCGATGGTGTTCAAATGCGTGAGCTTGGCCGTGGCCTGCACTTCGCGATGGAAGCGGGCCAACGACGTGGGATCGGCCGCGTTGCTGGGCTTGATAAGCTTGATGGCCACAGGGCGCTTCATCAGTTGATGCTCGGCCAAATGCACTTCTCCCATGCCTCCGGCGCCTAGCAGGCGCTTGAGTCGATACTGCCCCAACTGTTTGGCTTCGAACGCTTCGCGCCGCAAGCGATTGATGGTGTGAACTCCCCAAGTGCCGATGAACGCGGCTAGCGCCATGGTCATGAAAATCTTGGAAATGATGTTCGGCCCAACCATGCTCCCGTAAATGGGAAGCATGACCGCGGCTACAATGCAAATGGCTGTTGGGGTAACCGCGAACAAGCCGAGCACCCAAGCGGCGCGCCTCCAGGTGTTGGGAATGTACAGCGAGTAGGTGAGAATCAACAGCATCCACGGCGCGGTAATGCCAATTAAAAACGGATCGCCGCTGCGGATGGCCACCCATTGCATGGCAATAAAATACAGCGACGGAACGCCGAAAATGATCAACTCAGCAATCCGCAATGTGGATAGTTCATAAGTGCACTTCTGGCACAGCCGGCCACCGATCAAAAGCAGGAACAGCGACGTCAGCCCGTGAAAAAGGAGTAGGAACATTTCTTCCGGGCTATGATAATTGACCAAGAACAATTGCCGCAGAAAGAAGACCGCGAACCCGCCGCCCAATAACAACGCTGACATGCGCAGCCGACTGCGCAGCAGCGAGCGGGTTTCTTTCGACATGTGCGGGCTGCTGCCTTCGCACATGGCAACTTTGCAGCATGGGCCGGAATGCGAGTGTTCGGCAGAGCCCAACAGCGGCAAACCGGCGGCCACAACGGTAGCATGATTGGACGAATTGGAAGACATATTCCGTGGTCCTTCGTCGATTGACCAATGTCAGTTTTCAGCCTGTGGAGCCGGACTCGTCACACTCCGGCTGCCAAGGGACATTTATCATATCCAGC contains:
- the leuD gene encoding 3-isopropylmalate dehydratase small subunit; translated protein: MTPFTKHTGLVAPLDRANVDTDQIIPKQFLKRIERTGFGQYLFFDWRFRNDGSDNPDFELNRPQFRGASILLARRNFGSGSSREHAPWALADYGFRVIIAPTFADIFHNNCFKNGLLPITLPDAEIDELFARCAQNPGYKLTADLETCRLTDKHYLSLPFEVEEFRRHCLLHGLDDIGLTLHQADKIAAFEKKRGMAPVAGQ
- the leuC gene encoding 3-isopropylmalate dehydratase large subunit — its product is MPAAPRTMFEKIWDAHVVHAAPGQETLLYIDLHLVHEVTSPQAFEGLRLAHRRVRRPELTVATPDHNVPTTDRRLPIADLISEQQINTLRHNCREFGIRLYDLDSPQQGIVHVIGPELGFTQPGLTIVCGDSHTATHGAFGALAFGIGTSEVEHVLATQTLLQSKPKTFELRVDGQLGHGVTAKDVILFLIGQIGTDGGTGYVIEYTGPIIRSFSMEQRMTVCNMSIEAGARAGMIAPDDQTFEYLKGREFAPQGNAFDAAVDRWQQLPSDSGAKYDRMEVYDAADIAPQITWGTNPGQVVPVLGSVPDPANFERDDQRKAAEHSLKYMGLEPGKPMQSLALDRVFIGSCTNSRIEDLRAAAAVVRGYRVAETVDAMVVPGSGQVKQQAEHEGLDRIFKEAGFDWREAGCSMCLGMNPDILTPGQRCASTSNRNFEGRQGKGGRTHLVSPAMAAAAAIAGHFVDIRHWDYKG
- a CDS encoding protein kinase produces the protein MSSNSSNHATVVAAGLPLLGSAEHSHSGPCCKVAMCEGSSPHMSKETRSLLRSRLRMSALLLGGGFAVFFLRQLFLVNYHSPEEMFLLLFHGLTSLFLLLIGGRLCQKCTYELSTLRIAELIIFGVPSLYFIAMQWVAIRSGDPFLIGITAPWMLLILTYSLYIPNTWRRAAWVLGLFAVTPTAICIVAAVMLPIYGSMVGPNIISKIFMTMALAAFIGTWGVHTINRLRREAFEAKQLGQYRLKRLLGAGGMGEVHLAEHQLMKRPVAIKLIKPSNAADPTSLARFHREVQATAKLTHLNTIEIFDYGHTDDGTFYYVMEYLPGKSLADLVEQHGPMAPARVVWLLEQICGALAEAHGLGLMHRDIKPGNIFAAERGGVYDVAKLLDFGLAKPLMTGHGDVTLTQQGSITGSPLFMAPEQAAGDGEPDARSDIYALGAVAYYLLTGHPPFEGDNAVKVLLAHANKNVTPPSKLQPGIQSELEQIVLRCLQKKPADRFPDVATLGAELAATPLHGRWTAADAQAWWQTNGGVSRDGMPTVAGAADHTVVGGIQSSTGADPSSGDDSEAGADVASKGSRTRGSSDATQADLAHDSASHSALVG